CATGACAGGTCCCGACGGATTTTTGGGAATCATCTACAATGCCGGTATCGCCAACGAGTTTTTCCCGCTTCTCATTTTCATGGGCGTGGGGGCGATGACCGATTTCGGACCGCTGCTGGCCAATCCCAAGACAGCGCTGTTGGGCGGCGCGGCGCAGTTTGGCATTTTCGCGACACTGATCGGTGCGGCGGCGCTTTCGCAGTATACGCCGCTCTTTGGTTTTTCGCTGCAAGACTGTGCCGCCATCTCGATCATCGGGGGGGCCGACGGACCCACCTCCATTTTCATCGCCGCCAAGCTCGCACCCGACCTGCTGGGGGCGATCGCCGTGGCCGCCTACTCCTACATGGCGCTGGTTCCGGTTATACAGCCGCCGATCATGCGGGCATTGACGACGAAAGAGGAGCGGGCGATCGTCATGAAACAGCAGCGCAGAGTGCATCGTCTCGAAAAGCTTTTTCTGCCGCTGATCATCCTCGTTTTGAGTATTCTCATCCTACCCCAATCGACGCCGCTGATCGGGGCTTTCACCTTCGGAAACTTCGCCAAAGAGTCGGGCGTGGTCAACCGTCTAAGCGACACGATGCAAAACTCCCTGATCAATATCGTAACCATTCTTCTTGGCCTGGGTGTCGGCTCCAAGCTGGCGGCGGAGAAGTTTCTGGTTCCCGATACGCTGGGTATCCTCTTTCTCGGCCTGATCGCTTTCGCCATCGGTACGGCAGCCGGTGTACTGATGGGAAAACTGATGAACCTGATTTACAAAGAACCGATCAATCCGCTGATCGGTGCGGCCGGTGTTTCGGCCGTCCCGATGGCGGCGAGGGTCGTCAACAAAGTGGGACTTGAAGAGAATCACAGCAACATTCTAGTCATGCACGCAATGGGTCCGAACGTGGCGGGGGTTATCGGTTCGGCCGTGACGGCCGGTATACTTATCTCGATTTTTACATGACGGGGGCATGAGATTTTGGCCGATTCCTCACCAGTGAACCGCATCGTCGTGACACTGGCTGCGCTTGTTGTCATCATCGCCGGATTGAAGGCGGCGGCATCCTTGGTGGTCCCTTTCATTCTTTCGCTCTTCATCACGATGCTGCTCTCGCCGCTGCTGCAGTGGCTGATGCGTCAAGGTGTGCCGAAAGTTCTTGCGTTTATCCTGGTCATCTTTTTCGTTTTTGTGCTCTTCGTCTCTCTGACCGGTCTTGTCACCTCCCATGTGGCCGACCTTTTCACCCATGCGGAGGATTGGCAGGCGGCCATGACGGAAAATCTTCACCAGTGGATGCTCTACCTCGACAAGCGGGGATTCCACGTCGATCAGGAACTCTTCTTCTCCATGCTGCAGCCCCAGAAACTCTTTGTGTTCACTCTTTCGCTGGTAAAAAACACCTCCATGATGCTCTCCAACTCTCTGCTGATCTTTTTTACCGTCGTCTTCATGCTCATCGAGTCTTTCACGATCAAAAAGAAGATCCGCTATATCGAGACGTTCGGTGTGTCGGGGTTTTCGAAGAGGATCGATGCCTTTAGCGAACGGATCAACCACTATTTTACGCTTAAAGCACTGACCAGCGCGGTGACAGGGATTTGGATCGTCGCGGTGCTCTACTGGTTCGATATTCCCTATCCGCTTTTATGGGGCATCGGAGGTTTTATCCTGAACTTCATACCGGTCATCGGATCGATCATCGCGGCGATTCCACCTGTTTTGCTGGCGCTGGCGACCCACGGTTTTTCCGATGCTTTCTGGGTCGCGGGGTGGTTTCTTGTCATCAACATCGCCATCGGCAATCTGCTCGAGCCCCGCATCATGGGAAAAGGGCTCGAACTTTCGGAACTGGTCGTTTTTCTTTCGCTGGTCTTCTGGGGATGGGTTTTCGGAAAAGTGGGTATGCTGCTGGCCGTTCCGCTTACGATGGTGGTCAAATTCGCCCTTGAGACGAACGAATCGACACGATGGATCGCGATCATGCTCTCGGACACCGCGACAACTGCCGGTAAAAGGATGGTGAAATGAAAAAAATCCTTGGTATGGTTTTGGTATGTGCAGTGCTCCTGGCCTCGAATCTGCGGGAGGGGATTGAACGGTTCGAAAAAGGAGATTTCGCCCAAGCCCAGAAGATTTTCATTCCGTTGGCGAAAGCGGGCGATACCGAAGCGGCGTTTTACGTGGGGATGCTCTATTTTACCGGCGAAGGGGGAGAAAAGAACCTGCAAGAGGCCGGCAACTGGTTCGAACGTGTCATGAGAGAGCGCGATCCCAATGTGAAAGAGAAGGTTTTCAAAGGCATCAGCAAAGAGTATGACAGGGCGCTCTACTGGTTCAGGAAAATTGCCCAAAGCGGCCATGTCAAGGCGCAATTCTACCTTGGCGTCATGTACGCGGCGGGACGGGATATCGATGTGGATTACAAAGAGTCGGCCCACTGGTTCAAAAAAGCGGCCCTGCAGGGGGACGAACTGGCACAGCTCAATATCGCAATGGACTACATCAACGGCCTAGGTGTCGGCAAAGATGTGAAAAAAGGGATGGCCTGGCTCGAAAAAGCGGCAAGGCAGGGGAATGTCAAAGCCCAGAACTATCTGGGGTATCTTTTTGCAAGCGGTGAATCGGTGTCCCAGAATTACGAAAAAGCGCGATACTGGTATCTGAAAGCGGCCAAACAGAACTATGCGACCGCCCAGTACAACCTCGCTCTGATGTACTGTCTTGCCAAAGGTGTCCAGAGAGATCTGAAGCAGTGTGCCTACTGGACGAAGCAAGCCTATGAAAACGGGTTAAAAAAAGAGTCATCGCTGCTTTGGGAGAAATATCGGCTCTGGAAGTACCAATAGGGCGGATTCTTTTTGTATCAGCGTCGATGCCGGTTGAGGGAGAAAACAGGTAGCAGATAACGTGTAGATGATGAATCGAAGCCTGAGAGAATGGTGCGGCTGAGAGGACTTGAACCTCCACGGGCTAATGCCCACTAGAACCTGAATCTAGCGCGTCTACCAATTCCGCCACAGCCGCGTCGAATTGGAATGCAAGTATACAAAAGCATACTTAAATAAAAGTTTAAATAAAATAATCACATTGAATATCTGCAAGGAATGAGCATGCTTTTGATTCGTACAACCGATAAAAATTTTGACGAGAAATTCGAAGAACTGCTGGGCAGGGGAGCGATGGATATGGAGCATGTTGCCTCCATCGTCTCCGGCATCATCCGAGAGATTCGTACCGAAGGCAATGAAGCCCTGAAGCGGCACATTGAAAAATTCGACCGCTGGCAAGTGAAAAAAGAATCCGATCTGATGGTCGACCCGCTGGCGATGAAAAAGGCTTACGAAGCTCTGGATGACGAACTTCGCGATGCTCTTCATCTGGCTTTTGAGCGTATCAGAAGCTATCATGAGAAGCAGATGCCCAAAAGTTGGATCGATTTCGACGAGGCGGGCAACACCCTGGGGCAGAAGGTGACACCGGTGGATAGGGCGGGACTATATATTCCCGGCGGCAAAGCGGCGTATCCGAGTTCGCTTTTGATGAATGCCATTCCCGCCATCGTGGCGGGAGTCGGAGAGATTGTCGTGGCGACACCGACACCGGAGAATGAGATCAACCACCTGGTTCTGGCCGCCGCCCATCTGTGCGGTATAAAGAAGATGTTCAAAATGGGCGGGGCGAGTGCGATCGCGGCGATGGCCTACGGAACCGAAACCGTTCCGAAAGTCGATGTCATCACGGGCCCCGGCAACATATTCGTCGCGACGGCGAAGAAGCTGGTGTACGGGGATGTCAACATCGATATGATTGCCGGACCCAGCGAAATCGGCATTCTTGCCGACGGCACGGCGATTCCCGAGTATCTGGCGATCGATCTGCTCTCCCAGGCGGAGCACGACGAAATGGCCAGTTCCATTCTCGTTACCCCCGATGCCGAGCTGGCCGAAACGGTTAGAGAAACCCTCTATCTGGAACTGGGAAAACTGGAACGGGAGCTTATCGCCAGAAAATCGATCGAGGAGCGGGGTGCCATCATCGTAACCGAAACGATGGAAGAGGCGATCGGGCTGATGAACCGCATCGCCCCCGAACATCTGGAGGTGATGACGGCCAACCCGTTCGACATTCTGCCGAAAATAAGACATGCGGGTGCCATCTTCATGGGACATTTTACGCCCGAACCGATCGGAGACTACATCGCAGGTCCCAACCATACCCTGCCCACCGGCGGCACCGCGAAATTCTACTCGCCACTCAATGTCGAGAATTTCCTGAAAAAATCCTCGATCATCGCCATGAGCGAGGAGGGAATCAACGCCATTGGCGAAGCGTGCGCACTGCTGGCCCGAACCGAAGGACTCACGGCCCATGAGAAATCGGTTCTTGTGCGCTTGAAGTAGAAAACGGTCAACGAGACTGAGTGCTACTGTTTGAGTTTTTTGAAGATTTTTCTTTCAAGGCTCGAAATGGCGATGTTCTCCAGTTCGCCGTAATCGAGCCATTCTCCTTCGATCTGTTCCGTGTCTGCCGATATGTAAATCTCCGCGATGCGGCGAAAATGGGAGTAGTCGTGCACAATTTCCGCTATTTTTTCACTTTTGGGTGGTGGGGATTCGACGGAAGGAAGTTCCCACAGGCCGCCTAGCATATCCCCTTCGCGTTTTCGCATCAGTATCTTTCCCTCTTTTTCTATCCAGAGATAGGCCTGATGGTGCAAAGGTCTCGTTTTTTTTCTTGCCGGTTGCGGGTAATGGAGGGGCTTTTCCCTGCCCAGGCATCGGGAAGCCAGTGGGCAGAGGTCGCATCGGGGAGCTTTGGGGAGGCAGACCGTGGCGCCGATATCCATCATCGCCTGATTGTAAATGTAAGGGTTTTCGCAATCGAGCAGCTTTTCGGCAAGCGTCCACAGCCTCTTCTCTTTTCGCTCTTTTTCGGCGAAAAAACGGTGCAGAACACGCTTGACATTGGCATCGAGAACGGCGACGGGGAGGTGGGTGCTGAAGGCAGCGATGGCATGGGCCGTGCTTTTGCCGATACCCGGAAGTTTCACGAGCTCAGCAGGATCGGTGGGCAATCGGGGAGCCGAGACCTGCGCCGTCTGATGAATGTAGCGTGCGCGCCGGTAGTACCCCAGTCCCTGCCAGGCAAGAAGAAGATCGTCGACAGAGGCTTCCTTGATGCTCTGCAGCGTGGGAAAACGCTCAATAAAAGGGAAGAAAAAACGCTTCAAAACCGTTTTGACCTGCGTCTGCTGAAGCATCATTTCACTGATATAGATGAGATAGGGATCGTCGGTCTGCCGCCATGGAAGATCGTGTCGGCCGTGGATGCCGTACCATTTTCCTATTGCGGCGTGAATATCGCTATAATTCATGAAGCGATTATACCATCCGAATCGATTATCGGTCGCAGGAAAGGAACGGTTGTTTGAAACAGTGGAATTACAGATACACAGACAGAGAGTCGTTTGAGGCCTACATCAAAGAAAAAGGAGTTGAAAAAAGCGATTCTTTGCTGATTCAAATCACCACGGGAGAAGCGGATGCCGAACGCGTCGATACGATTCGCGACGAGATCCTGCGGGTGCTCCCCTTTGCGGTTATCATCGGCATGGGAAGCGCATTGCAGCTATGCGAGGGCGATTTTTCCCTCAAAGAAACGGTGCTGACGCTGACTCTGTTTGAAAAGAGCCATCTGTCCGAATGGAGTTTTGTGCTCCCTCCCGATGAAGAGTGTGATGCCGACAGAGTGGCACAATTGCTCGCTTCGCATGTCACCGATGATACGAAGGGGATTCTTCTTTTTACCAACGCGGTCTCTGCGGATATCGAAAGCCTTTTCATCGCGTGCCGCTCCTATATCTCCATACCTGTTTTCGGCGGTCTCGCCAGCTCCTTTGATCCGGACAACCCCTCCCCGTTCGTCATCTCCACGGAGAAGGTCTTTTGTGAAGATGCGGCGGTTGCCGTTCTTTTGAAAGGGGAGGCACTTTCTATCCATTTCAGTCGACTCTTCGCATGGGAGTCCATTGGAAAAGAGTTTACGGTGACACGGGCAGAAGGGCGCAGACTCTACGAACTTGATGGCAAGAACATCATGGATGTCTATTCGAAATATTTCGGCCCTCTGACGAGAGAGAGGCTTCTGTATCTCTCTTTGGCCCACCCCTTTATCCGCCATTCGAAGGAGTTCGGCGAAGTTTCCAGGGTTTTGCTCCAGTATGACGGTGAGTGCGGCATCTATACGGGCAGGTTCGAAGAGGGGGAGAAGGTTCAAATCGGTTTTGGCAACTACAAAAAGATGGTCGACTGCACGGATCGAAGCCGGGAGCTTTTCAGCCAGATACCCATGGAAGCTTTCTGGGGATTTGCCTGTATCTCCTATATGCGGGGTTATACCGATCTTCTGAAAAAATCTCTGCTTCCCTACCGAAAAAATTTCCCGTCGATCCACTTTGCCATCACTTTCGGGGAGTTTGGATGGATCGATGGGATCAATTCGTTCATGAACAATACCATCGTCAGGGTCTCACTCAGCGAAGATCCCGAAGCACGCTTCGTCATTGAGGATGTGGATATTGACCTGGATGAAAAGGACAGGCTGCTTGAGACGCTCTCTACGCTGGTGACATCGAGCAGCCGTGAAATCATCGAATTGAACCGCTATCTGGAAGAGGAGGTAAAAAAACGGACACAGGAACTGGCGGATCTCAACGCTTCGCTGGCTAGGCGCATTGAACAGGAGGTTCAGCGAAACCGTGAGAAGGACAAGATGCTCTATCACCAGTCCAAACTGGCGGCGATGGGGGAGATGATCAACAATATCGCCCACCAGTGGCGCCAGCCTCTCAATATCATCGCGCTGGTGATGCAGGATCTTTCACTCAAATCGAAGTTGGGAAATCTCACGCCGGAGATGGTTGTACTGGCGGAAAAAAAGATCAACGACACACTCAAGTATCTCTCCGATACGATTGACGATTTTCGAAGTTTCGCTTCGGAAAGAGAAGAGTCCTCGCGACCGGGACGGTTTGAAGCGGGAAAGATGATAAAAGATGCCATACGGCTTATTTCGGTCGTTTTGGAGGATGTCCATATCCGGCTCAGGTTGGAACTTCCCGAAATCGATTGCGAAGTGAACGGTCGGGCAAACGATCTCAAGCAGGTGATTTTGAATCTTGTCTACAACGCCATCGATATTCTAAAAGAGAGAGAAATCGAAAATCCGGAAATCACCATCGGCATGCGGTGTGACGGAAAAGTGATCCTTTATGTCCATGACAACGGGGGAGGCATCGAAAAAGAGTTGCTCGACAAGATTTTCGAACCCTATTTCACGACGAAATACCAATCAAGAGGGAGCGGACTGGGTCTTTATATGTCCAAAATGATCGTCGAAAAACGCTTTAAAGGAGAGATCGAAGTGAAAAACTGTCCTGAAGGCGCCTGTTTCGAGATCAAAATACCGGTAGCGGCGGTCGTCGCATGAAACAGTGGGCCCACGATTATGTCGACAAAGCGGGATTGGCGAAATTTGTCGCCGAGGAGGGCATCGGTTCTTACGATGTTCTGCTCGTGCAGGTCAACACGAGCGCGGTCGATCCCCAGCACATTGAAGAGGTCCGTTCTGCCATTACCCAGGTTCTGCCCAATGCCGTGATCGCCGGGGCGAGCAGCATGCTGCAGTTTGCCAGATCGAAACTGATGAAGCATCATATCGTTCTGGGTATCACGGCGTTTGAAAAAAGCAGACTGACACTTTTTGAATATATTTTCCCCACCCGGAAAGAGTGTGACTACACGGCTGTTGTTAGGAATCTGGAGGGGCTGCTGCAGGAGGATACCAAAGGGATACTGCTGCTGACCAATACCATCCATTTCGATATCGAAGCGCTGATAAAAGAGAGCAACAGATTTTTTCCGCACATTCCCATATTCGGGGGGATCTCATCAAGCGATGAACCCTTCGACAATTTCATCATTTTCACACAGAACCGGATTTTTTCGGAAGAGGGGATTGTTGCCGTTTTGATGCACGGAAGCGCCCTTGATGTCTCGTGCAACTATTTTTTCGACTGGGAACCGATTGGACGGGAGTTTACGGTTACCCGTGCGGATGGACGGTATCTTTATGAACTGGACGGAGAGCGCATCATCGATGTCTATGAAAAATATTTCGGTCCGTTGGATACGAAAAAGCTCCTCAAGCTCGCTTTGGCCCATCCTCTTATCAAATACTCCAAAGAGTTCGGTCCCGTAGCCAGGGCACTTCTGGAAATCGACAACGAAAAAGGTCTCTTTACGGGCAAGTTTGTCGAAGGCGAAAAGGTTCAGATAGGCTTTGGCCATTACAAACGGATGATGAGCCGGTACGAAATCATTCCGGAAGTCTATCGGGATGTTCCTTCCCAGGCGCTCTGGTTTTATATATGCATCTCCTATCAGTACGGATATCTCGGGATTTTGAATGCATCCTCAACGTTCTACAAAGAGTGGGAAAAGATCTATGCGCTTTTGACTTTCGGGGAGTTCAGCCACAAAGCGGAACGGAACCGTTTTCTCAATTTCACGCTGACTAGAGTGGCATTGAGCGAGGAGAGCGACGCGAGAATCAAACTCAATCTGACGGAGGTCAAACACGATCCGAGGGATGAACTTCTAGCGACACTCTCGACACTGGTCGCTTCGAGCAGCAGTGAGATCATGGATCTCAACAGACATCTGGAAAAGGAGGTGGAAAAGCGGACAAAGGAGCTGGCCGAACTCAACGCCTCTTTGGAGAAGCGCATCGAACAGGAGGTTCAGCGAAACCGCGAGAAGGACAAGATGCTCTATCACCAGTCCAAACTGGCGGCGATGGGAGAGATGATCAACAATATCGCCCACCAGTGGCGCCAGCCTCTCAATATCATCGCGCTGGTGATGCAGGATCTCTCCCTGAAGGCGCACATCGGCCATCTCTCCCCGTCGGCAATTGCCGTCGCCGAAAAGAAGATCAACGACACACTCAAATATCTCTCCGATACGATCGACGATTTTCGAAGTTTCGCTTCCGGCGGAGAGGCCTATACCCACCCGGGGACACTGGAGGTGTGCAAAACGGTGCGCGAAACCGTGCGACTGGTTTCGATCGTTCTCGAGGATGAAAAGATCGGTCTCAAACTCTCCCTGCAGGAAAAAGAGGTTGTCGTGAAGGGAAACCCCAACGATCTGAAACAGGTGCTTTTGAATCTCGTCTACAATGCCATCGACGTTCTCAAAGAACGACAGATAGAGGAGCCGGTCATCAAAATCGAGGTGAAAACCATCAAAAACAGGGTGGCGATCGTCGTGCGTGACAATGGCGGGGGGATCGATCCCCGGATCATCGACAAGATTTTCGAACCCTATTTCACGACAAAATACAAAGCTCGGGGCACGGGACTGGGGCTTTACATGTCAAAAATGATCGTTGAAAAACGTCTGGGAGGAAAAATCAGCGCCCGCAACACACGAAGCGGGGCTGCATTCTGGATGGAGTTGCCGATCAGGGCTTGATGTTGTAGAACGATTTCAGCGCGCGGATGATCATCGCGTTTTTGGAGATGCGCTCGGTTTTCGCATCGCTGTGGACGCGATCGTAAAGGTCCATCGGAAGCGTGATCGAGAAGGTCTTCGTTTCGATCTTTTTGCGTTTGGCGATTGTTTGGTTGATGTTTTTAAGCAGATCGATGATCTTGTTGGAGTCGATCGGCTTTTGTATGAAACTGTCGACGCCGATCTTGATCGCTTCGGAGATCTTGCTCATATCGTTGCTGGCCGAAATGATCACGATGATCTGATCCGGATTGATTTCACGGATTTTCCTCGCAAGTTCCAACCCGTCCATGCCAGGCAGTATAATGTCGATGAAAATGACGTCGGGTTTTTTCTTTTTGTAAATTTCCAGAGCCTCTTCCGCGTTCATTGCGGAATCGACCGAATTGAAGAAATTTCCGAAGGTTGAAACCATCAATTCGTTCGCCTCTTTCTCGTCTTCTACCACCAATGCATTCAGTTTTTTGGTTTCGTTGGCGATTTTGATAATGTCGTTGTCGATCATGTTGTTTCTCCTTGTGGTTGTTTTTTTGGAAGTATAACAGCAAAGAACAAAAAGAAAATTTAACATCATGAATTATGTTTGTCACAGAAATGTCACAGAAAATCAATGAATGAAGTTTGAAATGTAAAGTGCTGTATCCTGGGTTTTGGATGGAGGGGCGTGAAAAAAACGCCAACGTCGGGCGAAGCGGGTGGATATTTTTGATATGGAAATTTAGGGAAATTGTGTTTCGCAGTTATGGCGCGGTGGACGGGACTCGAACCCGCGACCTCCGCCGTGACAGGGCGGCATTCTAACCAACTGAACTACCACCGCACCGATAATATAAAATAAGGAAGAAAAGTGGTGGTCGCTAGTGGACTCGAACCACTGGCATCCACCTTGTAAGGGTGGCGCTCTACCAACTGAGCTAAGCGACCGTGAAATGTATGGCGACCCCTAGAGGATTTGAACCTCTGTGTCCACCTTGAAAAGATGGCATCCTTGGCCACTAGATGAAGGGGTCTTTTCGACCCTTACAACACAAGTGGTGACCCGTGTTGGATTCGAACCAACGGCCCATTCCTTAAAAGGGAATTGCTCTACCAGCTGAGCTAACGGGTCATTTTCGCTGCATTCAGATGCAAACGTGAGCGAAATTATAGAGAAAAAGATTGCCGATGTCAAGAGAAAAAGGCGCTATCTCTCAAAAAGATCCTCCGAGGCGACCTGTATAAGCAATTTGTAGGCATAGAGCATACTCTGTTTCTGGATATAGTTGCGGTCGCCGTCGAAGAGGAGCTTTTCCACCACGGTATGGGAGTCGCTTTTAGCCCCGATGTAGACGGTTCCCACCGGTTTTTGGGGCGTTCCACCGCCCGGCCCCGCGATACCGCTGACGGCCAGTGCGTAGTCGGCGTGAGCGATCTCTTTTGCACCTGCTAGCATCTGTTCCACGCACTGCTCGCTGACGGCGCCGTAGGTTTCAAGTGCCTCCTTTTCGACTCCGAGCCATCCTGCTTTGAGTGTATTGGAGTAGGTGACGAGCGACCCTCTGAATATGGTGGAAGAACCCGGTTCGCTCGTCAGCTGCGCCGCGATCAGACCGCCCGTGCAGCTCTCGGCGAACGTCACCGTTTTGCCACGCTGGGAGAGCCGGTGGATGAGGTAGGCGAATATGTTTGTCGTCTCGATGACCCTGCCTTTGAGAAGCTGGTTGACGCTTTTGAGAAAATTTCCAAGCTGGCCATATCTTTTGCTGGTGCATTCGACCTGCTGCCATCCCGGTGTCAGTGTTGTCACCACGATATCGATCTCCTGGGTTCTGGCGAGAGGTTCAATAAGGACGGTGGCGCTCTCTTCATCCATGTTGAAGATATGGAGGGTTCCCTCCTTTTCACGGTGCTCCACAAGAAACATCGGCAGTGCCTCACCGGGTTCTGCCATCGTGACGTTGATGGTGCATCCGCCGTATTGGACCAGAAAACTGTTGTCGTCGTAGATTTCGCTTTTGGAAGGAATCAGCATACTCTCTTTGAGTATGAGTGTGTCGTCGATCATTGTGGCGAGCAGCTTGCTGACGGGTGTGAAAGCGTTTTTGTTGGTAATAAGGATCAGGTTTCCGCCTCTATCGATCTGCTGCTGCAGAAGCGTGACGATATCGCTGC
This genomic interval from Hydrogenimonas urashimensis contains the following:
- a CDS encoding sodium ion-translocating decarboxylase subunit beta — encoded protein: MKKAFGAILFLMLFLAGTLTASQHTDPAYVTKGADDTSPVTTHDKSIIDLLKSFYETTGIYALTTPKKGVKEGNGEKIGSFHQTWGRIIMIGVSMILFYLAIAKGFEPLLLLPIGFGGLLANVPVADMTGPDGFLGIIYNAGIANEFFPLLIFMGVGAMTDFGPLLANPKTALLGGAAQFGIFATLIGAAALSQYTPLFGFSLQDCAAISIIGGADGPTSIFIAAKLAPDLLGAIAVAAYSYMALVPVIQPPIMRALTTKEERAIVMKQQRRVHRLEKLFLPLIILVLSILILPQSTPLIGAFTFGNFAKESGVVNRLSDTMQNSLINIVTILLGLGVGSKLAAEKFLVPDTLGILFLGLIAFAIGTAAGVLMGKLMNLIYKEPINPLIGAAGVSAVPMAARVVNKVGLEENHSNILVMHAMGPNVAGVIGSAVTAGILISIFT
- a CDS encoding AI-2E family transporter — protein: MNRIVVTLAALVVIIAGLKAAASLVVPFILSLFITMLLSPLLQWLMRQGVPKVLAFILVIFFVFVLFVSLTGLVTSHVADLFTHAEDWQAAMTENLHQWMLYLDKRGFHVDQELFFSMLQPQKLFVFTLSLVKNTSMMLSNSLLIFFTVVFMLIESFTIKKKIRYIETFGVSGFSKRIDAFSERINHYFTLKALTSAVTGIWIVAVLYWFDIPYPLLWGIGGFILNFIPVIGSIIAAIPPVLLALATHGFSDAFWVAGWFLVINIAIGNLLEPRIMGKGLELSELVVFLSLVFWGWVFGKVGMLLAVPLTMVVKFALETNESTRWIAIMLSDTATTAGKRMVK
- a CDS encoding tetratricopeptide repeat protein; the encoded protein is MKKILGMVLVCAVLLASNLREGIERFEKGDFAQAQKIFIPLAKAGDTEAAFYVGMLYFTGEGGEKNLQEAGNWFERVMRERDPNVKEKVFKGISKEYDRALYWFRKIAQSGHVKAQFYLGVMYAAGRDIDVDYKESAHWFKKAALQGDELAQLNIAMDYINGLGVGKDVKKGMAWLEKAARQGNVKAQNYLGYLFASGESVSQNYEKARYWYLKAAKQNYATAQYNLALMYCLAKGVQRDLKQCAYWTKQAYENGLKKESSLLWEKYRLWKYQ
- the hisD gene encoding histidinol dehydrogenase, whose product is MLLIRTTDKNFDEKFEELLGRGAMDMEHVASIVSGIIREIRTEGNEALKRHIEKFDRWQVKKESDLMVDPLAMKKAYEALDDELRDALHLAFERIRSYHEKQMPKSWIDFDEAGNTLGQKVTPVDRAGLYIPGGKAAYPSSLLMNAIPAIVAGVGEIVVATPTPENEINHLVLAAAHLCGIKKMFKMGGASAIAAMAYGTETVPKVDVITGPGNIFVATAKKLVYGDVNIDMIAGPSEIGILADGTAIPEYLAIDLLSQAEHDEMASSILVTPDAELAETVRETLYLELGKLERELIARKSIEERGAIIVTETMEEAIGLMNRIAPEHLEVMTANPFDILPKIRHAGAIFMGHFTPEPIGDYIAGPNHTLPTGGTAKFYSPLNVENFLKKSSIIAMSEEGINAIGEACALLARTEGLTAHEKSVLVRLK
- a CDS encoding A/G-specific adenine glycosylase encodes the protein MNYSDIHAAIGKWYGIHGRHDLPWRQTDDPYLIYISEMMLQQTQVKTVLKRFFFPFIERFPTLQSIKEASVDDLLLAWQGLGYYRRARYIHQTAQVSAPRLPTDPAELVKLPGIGKSTAHAIAAFSTHLPVAVLDANVKRVLHRFFAEKERKEKRLWTLAEKLLDCENPYIYNQAMMDIGATVCLPKAPRCDLCPLASRCLGREKPLHYPQPARKKTRPLHHQAYLWIEKEGKILMRKREGDMLGGLWELPSVESPPPKSEKIAEIVHDYSHFRRIAEIYISADTEQIEGEWLDYGELENIAISSLERKIFKKLKQ
- a CDS encoding FIST N-terminal domain-containing protein, yielding MKQWNYRYTDRESFEAYIKEKGVEKSDSLLIQITTGEADAERVDTIRDEILRVLPFAVIIGMGSALQLCEGDFSLKETVLTLTLFEKSHLSEWSFVLPPDEECDADRVAQLLASHVTDDTKGILLFTNAVSADIESLFIACRSYISIPVFGGLASSFDPDNPSPFVISTEKVFCEDAAVAVLLKGEALSIHFSRLFAWESIGKEFTVTRAEGRRLYELDGKNIMDVYSKYFGPLTRERLLYLSLAHPFIRHSKEFGEVSRVLLQYDGECGIYTGRFEEGEKVQIGFGNYKKMVDCTDRSRELFSQIPMEAFWGFACISYMRGYTDLLKKSLLPYRKNFPSIHFAITFGEFGWIDGINSFMNNTIVRVSLSEDPEARFVIEDVDIDLDEKDRLLETLSTLVTSSSREIIELNRYLEEEVKKRTQELADLNASLARRIEQEVQRNREKDKMLYHQSKLAAMGEMINNIAHQWRQPLNIIALVMQDLSLKSKLGNLTPEMVVLAEKKINDTLKYLSDTIDDFRSFASEREESSRPGRFEAGKMIKDAIRLISVVLEDVHIRLRLELPEIDCEVNGRANDLKQVILNLVYNAIDILKEREIENPEITIGMRCDGKVILYVHDNGGGIEKELLDKIFEPYFTTKYQSRGSGLGLYMSKMIVEKRFKGEIEVKNCPEGACFEIKIPVAAVVA
- a CDS encoding FIST N-terminal domain-containing protein, whose translation is MKQWAHDYVDKAGLAKFVAEEGIGSYDVLLVQVNTSAVDPQHIEEVRSAITQVLPNAVIAGASSMLQFARSKLMKHHIVLGITAFEKSRLTLFEYIFPTRKECDYTAVVRNLEGLLQEDTKGILLLTNTIHFDIEALIKESNRFFPHIPIFGGISSSDEPFDNFIIFTQNRIFSEEGIVAVLMHGSALDVSCNYFFDWEPIGREFTVTRADGRYLYELDGERIIDVYEKYFGPLDTKKLLKLALAHPLIKYSKEFGPVARALLEIDNEKGLFTGKFVEGEKVQIGFGHYKRMMSRYEIIPEVYRDVPSQALWFYICISYQYGYLGILNASSTFYKEWEKIYALLTFGEFSHKAERNRFLNFTLTRVALSEESDARIKLNLTEVKHDPRDELLATLSTLVASSSSEIMDLNRHLEKEVEKRTKELAELNASLEKRIEQEVQRNREKDKMLYHQSKLAAMGEMINNIAHQWRQPLNIIALVMQDLSLKAHIGHLSPSAIAVAEKKINDTLKYLSDTIDDFRSFASGGEAYTHPGTLEVCKTVRETVRLVSIVLEDEKIGLKLSLQEKEVVVKGNPNDLKQVLLNLVYNAIDVLKERQIEEPVIKIEVKTIKNRVAIVVRDNGGGIDPRIIDKIFEPYFTTKYKARGTGLGLYMSKMIVEKRLGGKISARNTRSGAAFWMELPIRA
- a CDS encoding response regulator is translated as MIDNDIIKIANETKKLNALVVEDEKEANELMVSTFGNFFNSVDSAMNAEEALEIYKKKKPDVIFIDIILPGMDGLELARKIREINPDQIIVIISASNDMSKISEAIKIGVDSFIQKPIDSNKIIDLLKNINQTIAKRKKIETKTFSITLPMDLYDRVHSDAKTERISKNAMIIRALKSFYNIKP
- a CDS encoding CinA family protein, giving the protein MKNRVVIIGQNLYLNPPFMEYIERDLEHLGFLEQITKIPETSSDIVTLLQQQIDRGGNLILITNKNAFTPVSKLLATMIDDTLILKESMLIPSKSEIYDDNSFLVQYGGCTINVTMAEPGEALPMFLVEHREKEGTLHIFNMDEESATVLIEPLARTQEIDIVVTTLTPGWQQVECTSKRYGQLGNFLKSVNQLLKGRVIETTNIFAYLIHRLSQRGKTVTFAESCTGGLIAAQLTSEPGSSTIFRGSLVTYSNTLKAGWLGVEKEALETYGAVSEQCVEQMLAGAKEIAHADYALAVSGIAGPGGGTPQKPVGTVYIGAKSDSHTVVEKLLFDGDRNYIQKQSMLYAYKLLIQVASEDLFER